GCTTGAGCACTTCTGCCAGCGCCTGATAATCAGGCTTGCCTTCTATCGGCGCTAACGCCTGCCCCGCGTCCTGCAATTTGCTACGCACTTCGTAAAACCAGCTCAGTAGTGTGGGCGGCAGTGGCGTTACAGAACGTTTACCCAACCACCATAGCCCCTGCATTGGCAGGCTACAGGCAAAGAGCGCGGTTGCGACGGCTGGGCCAAGTTGGCCACCTAAGGCAATTTGCCAGGTCAGCGTGAATACAGCGAGTGGGGGCATAAAGCGAATGGCAAAACGCGTGGCGCGAATAACGCGGTTTTCTACAAAGACAGGCGCAAGTCGTTTATCGATAGGCCACGTCTTCGAATAATGCTGCCCGCGGCTGAACATACTGAACCAGCTTGCGTGGCTATTTTGGGGTGTCGACATGGCTTTACCTCAACTTCACATATAAAAAATAAAATTTTTGTGCAATATAACAACTCTAAATGACATGGTTCAAAATCTTTTGTCTTTAAGAGCCGCAATCAGGTATCCTGTGCCGGCCTTGATGGCCGTAGAAGGGAAACCGCAGGTTGTCAATTTTTTGCTCAGTCCGCAATTGCCGGAAAATCGCGCAATTTGGCGTAAACTCAAGAGTATTTCTTCGCCATGCCAAAAAAACGCTTCTGGCATGACGTTAATCATAAATGTCAGGCTCATCATGCGCTACGCTGAGAGACTAACTGACGTTTTTTTAGCCACGAATAAAAGTAGGTACTTCCATGTCGAGTAAGCTAGTACTGGTTCTGAACTGCGGTAGCTCTTCACTGAAATTCGCAATTATCGATGCTGTAAACGGTGATGAATACCTCTCTGGTTTAGCCGAATGTTTCCATCTTCCTGAAGCACGTATCAAGTGGAAAATGGATGGCGGTAAACAAGAAGCGGCTTTGGGCGCAGGTGCCGCTCACAGCGAAGCTCTTAACTATATGGTTAATACCATTCTGGCACAAAAACCTGAATTGTCCGAGCAACTGACCGCTATCGGCCACCGTATTGTTCACGGCGGCGAGAAGTACACCAGCTCCGTTG
This genomic window from Buttiauxella gaviniae contains:
- the yfbV gene encoding terminus macrodomain insulation protein YfbV, whose product is MSTPQNSHASWFSMFSRGQHYSKTWPIDKRLAPVFVENRVIRATRFAIRFMPPLAVFTLTWQIALGGQLGPAVATALFACSLPMQGLWWLGKRSVTPLPPTLLSWFYEVRSKLQDAGQALAPIEGKPDYQALAEVLKRAFKQLDKTFLDDL